The proteins below are encoded in one region of Aquisphaera giovannonii:
- a CDS encoding HMG-box domain-containing protein — protein sequence MSRDRRIFGTAALLTGLLGASLATAEDVKPDDIASKMGGVVDSLGKKQTGDPVQGEQKAIVRDLDELIAQLEKQCQACKNGLKRNRPMMGMRDSTISRGTGGIGDLADPNDGGKGWGKLSDRERDRILQSMSEGFPPEYRTVLERYYRRLAEEKSAKTAGEGAKSKAAGEAAKP from the coding sequence ATGAGCCGAGACCGTCGTATCTTCGGGACCGCGGCCCTCCTGACGGGCCTCCTGGGCGCGTCCCTCGCGACCGCCGAGGATGTCAAGCCGGACGACATCGCCTCCAAGATGGGGGGCGTGGTCGACTCGCTGGGCAAGAAGCAGACCGGCGACCCCGTCCAGGGCGAGCAGAAGGCCATCGTCCGCGACCTCGACGAGCTGATCGCCCAGCTCGAGAAGCAGTGCCAGGCGTGCAAGAACGGCCTCAAGCGGAACCGGCCGATGATGGGGATGAGGGACTCGACGATCAGCCGTGGCACCGGCGGCATCGGCGACCTCGCGGACCCGAACGACGGCGGCAAGGGATGGGGCAAGCTCTCCGACCGCGAGCGCGACCGCATCCTCCAGTCCATGAGCGAGGGCTTCCCGCCCGAGTACCGCACCGTCCTGGAACGCTACTACCGCCGCCTGGCCGAGGAGAAGTCCGCCAAGACCGCCGGCGAAGGGGCAAAGTCCAAGGCCGCGGGCGAGGCCGCGAAGCCCTGA
- a CDS encoding DUF1549 and DUF1553 domain-containing protein: MQNHGLLPLALLLSCIAPEVRSGPSADGGTSGQRAAMYLAGRIDARLAARWASAKVRPVAAADDGEFLRRACLDLIGKIPTAGEARDFLNDPDPNKRATLIDRLLDSPAYAARAAFLWRQLLLPETDDQFGASPAGLEAWLRKKVDEEAGYDQIVREILSARLAASSNDMAAVATVEPSPTAFYAARGGKPEVVAGDAARAFLGIRVQCAQCHDHPFAKWKREEFWSFAAFFAGVPQQSNDATTVRMNKEDAQRRELTIPGTSKVVKAVHLDHSAPAWRPRAGTREVLAEWVCSPDNPYFARAAVNRVWARFFGEGLIDPVDDLEAEADPALVALLDEVARDFRDHGYNLKYLIRALMATRAYNLSSASGTGTTTATPLFSRMPVRGMSPDQFVDSLAQATGCELGENRARLLELFTERDVPPTESQTSILQALTLMNGAFLSAATKPETGETIGAIAEAPYLDTAGRVEMVFLAALSRQPRSEERSLAIRYIDGRATEADRAKALSDVFWALLNGPEFRTNH, translated from the coding sequence ATGCAGAACCATGGCCTCCTGCCCCTCGCCCTGCTGCTCTCCTGCATCGCCCCCGAGGTCCGCTCCGGCCCGAGTGCGGACGGCGGCACGTCCGGCCAGCGGGCGGCGATGTACCTCGCCGGTCGCATCGATGCGCGCCTTGCGGCCCGATGGGCGTCGGCGAAAGTCCGCCCCGTCGCGGCGGCCGACGACGGGGAGTTCCTCCGCCGCGCCTGCCTGGACCTTATCGGCAAAATCCCGACCGCCGGCGAGGCCCGCGACTTCCTCAACGACCCGGACCCCAACAAACGTGCGACGCTGATCGACCGCCTGCTCGACAGTCCGGCGTATGCGGCCCGCGCCGCGTTCCTGTGGCGGCAGCTCCTCCTCCCCGAGACCGACGACCAGTTCGGAGCCTCCCCCGCGGGCCTGGAGGCCTGGCTGCGGAAGAAGGTCGATGAGGAAGCGGGGTACGACCAGATCGTCCGCGAGATCCTCTCGGCCAGGCTCGCGGCGAGCTCGAACGACATGGCCGCCGTCGCCACGGTCGAGCCGTCGCCGACGGCCTTCTATGCGGCACGGGGCGGCAAGCCCGAGGTCGTCGCGGGCGACGCGGCGCGAGCCTTCCTCGGCATCCGCGTCCAGTGCGCGCAGTGCCACGACCACCCGTTCGCGAAGTGGAAGCGGGAGGAATTCTGGAGCTTCGCCGCTTTCTTCGCGGGCGTCCCCCAGCAGTCGAACGACGCGACCACGGTTCGCATGAACAAGGAGGACGCCCAGCGCCGCGAGCTGACCATCCCCGGCACGTCGAAGGTCGTCAAGGCGGTCCACCTCGACCATTCCGCGCCGGCCTGGCGTCCCCGCGCCGGCACGCGCGAGGTCCTGGCCGAATGGGTGTGCTCGCCCGACAACCCCTACTTCGCCCGGGCGGCCGTCAACCGCGTCTGGGCCCGGTTCTTCGGCGAGGGCCTGATCGATCCCGTGGACGACCTGGAGGCCGAGGCGGACCCGGCGCTCGTCGCGCTCCTGGACGAGGTCGCCCGCGACTTCCGCGACCATGGATACAACCTGAAATACCTGATCCGCGCCCTGATGGCGACCCGGGCGTACAACCTCTCGAGCGCCTCCGGGACCGGCACCACGACGGCCACGCCGCTCTTCTCCCGGATGCCCGTGCGCGGGATGTCGCCGGACCAGTTCGTGGACAGTCTGGCGCAGGCCACGGGATGCGAGCTGGGCGAGAACCGGGCCCGCCTGCTCGAGCTCTTCACCGAGCGCGACGTGCCGCCCACCGAGTCGCAGACGTCGATCCTCCAGGCCCTCACCCTCATGAACGGCGCCTTCCTGAGCGCCGCCACGAAGCCGGAGACCGGGGAGACCATCGGGGCCATCGCCGAGGCGCCCTACCTGGACACCGCCGGCCGGGTCGAGATGGTCTTCCTGGCGGCCCTTTCACGTCAGCCGAGGTCGGAAGAGCGTTCGCTCGCGATCCGGTACATCGACGGCCGCGCCACCGAGGCGGACCGTGCGAAGGCCCTGTCGGACGTCTTCTGGGCCCTGCTCAACGGGCCCGAGTTCCGCACCAATCACTGA
- a CDS encoding NPCBM/NEW2 domain-containing protein has product MLGGLVVWIGLWAAGAGDYHRPLAEKAFDQAALDAEGFGDKKALAREADGLRVTLKPGEAEAGWKTPQQLRIGGDCTITATLDIRKLPKPAREDGAAIGIAVATQVIDQPEATLLRELEPDGRDIYRPIEKSAAGGAMMGSPMMGRRRVFNPFGGPDPTPAKPIRHTFPAKGQSIRLELRRQGQSLRFQVYDEMAKEPREIGKVDIGPMDIGGVKLFVANRNGAEPVDVLFRDLIVHADRITGLGTAVRTIHGTVLHGEPTALEHGKLVIMDNTPAAPPANPPAAGTADLPRQVFTPVRAAPTRLPSGGVVAELPRLVFVSNPGPQTNPAARVKARLPLDQVESITFERSSMLAVKFVGQPNVDTTGPGGTPGKDDKKAAGDDLAAPPPGTVPPPKMPKVEPKPSGIRDIHLVMSGLRDAAIQQIMIQCPTDKGQAMWQLDTTGTPAWPVSLRRAGKETWADLFLEPPDGDLNNKQFMINLMYADGQNAQVQAQATGKTDPKLKFDPAAPTPALDARVYLAEDEQLFGKLEALSADALTLTTTWGDKVDVPLARVLGVYMGMADHKETPESFAKRLKAPGGEDLLLARAKDGEVVTIGGVVEAAKGEKLTFAYRGKSRTLALKQVEGFVLAAKPAPAPPTDVRPTFTLSGGLTLSGRWVKVEGDKWEVETPWGQAVKLPAAEVRGVRFRGGEMAYLSDLQPSKVEETPYFARRTPYRRDVTLDGSPLKLDDRAVEKGLSVHSRTALTYDLDRRYTTFEATVGFDPSANKKGRVDCRVFADGKELYANPDLRADAPPVRLSLPVAGADQLRLVVDFGADEDTGDRVIWADARLYRPGAAPAPGAASVAATSTDRSPTTTTASRP; this is encoded by the coding sequence ATGCTGGGCGGACTTGTCGTGTGGATCGGCCTCTGGGCGGCCGGCGCGGGCGACTATCACCGGCCGCTGGCCGAGAAGGCGTTCGACCAGGCCGCGCTCGACGCCGAGGGCTTCGGCGACAAGAAGGCGCTCGCCCGCGAGGCCGACGGCCTGCGGGTGACCCTCAAGCCGGGCGAGGCCGAGGCGGGCTGGAAGACGCCCCAGCAGCTCCGGATCGGCGGCGACTGCACGATCACCGCGACCCTGGACATCCGCAAGCTCCCGAAGCCCGCCCGCGAGGACGGCGCCGCGATCGGCATCGCGGTCGCCACCCAGGTCATCGACCAGCCCGAGGCGACGCTCCTGCGCGAGCTCGAGCCCGACGGCAGGGACATCTACCGGCCCATCGAGAAGTCCGCCGCGGGCGGGGCGATGATGGGCTCGCCGATGATGGGCCGCCGGCGGGTCTTCAACCCCTTCGGCGGCCCGGACCCGACGCCCGCCAAGCCGATCCGGCACACCTTCCCGGCGAAGGGCCAGTCGATCCGCCTGGAGCTCCGCCGCCAGGGCCAGAGCCTCCGCTTCCAGGTCTACGACGAGATGGCCAAGGAGCCGCGCGAGATCGGCAAGGTCGACATCGGCCCGATGGACATCGGCGGCGTGAAGCTCTTCGTCGCCAACCGCAACGGGGCCGAGCCCGTGGACGTCCTCTTCCGCGACCTGATCGTCCACGCCGACCGGATCACCGGGCTGGGCACCGCCGTCCGCACCATCCACGGGACGGTCCTCCACGGCGAGCCCACCGCGCTGGAGCACGGTAAGCTCGTCATCATGGACAACACCCCCGCGGCGCCCCCCGCGAACCCGCCCGCGGCCGGGACCGCCGACCTCCCCAGACAGGTCTTCACTCCCGTGCGGGCCGCCCCGACCCGGCTCCCCTCCGGGGGCGTCGTCGCGGAGCTCCCGAGGCTGGTCTTCGTCTCGAACCCCGGCCCGCAGACGAACCCTGCGGCGAGGGTCAAGGCGAGGCTCCCGCTGGACCAGGTCGAGTCGATCACCTTCGAGCGGTCCTCGATGCTCGCGGTCAAGTTCGTCGGCCAGCCGAACGTGGACACGACCGGGCCCGGCGGCACCCCGGGGAAGGACGACAAGAAGGCCGCCGGGGACGACCTCGCCGCGCCGCCACCGGGGACGGTGCCGCCCCCCAAGATGCCCAAGGTCGAGCCCAAGCCCAGCGGAATCCGCGACATCCACCTGGTGATGTCCGGCCTCCGCGACGCGGCGATCCAGCAGATCATGATCCAGTGCCCCACCGACAAGGGCCAGGCCATGTGGCAGCTCGACACGACCGGCACCCCGGCCTGGCCCGTGAGCCTCCGCCGCGCGGGCAAGGAGACCTGGGCCGACCTGTTCCTGGAGCCGCCCGACGGCGACCTGAACAACAAGCAATTCATGATCAACCTGATGTACGCCGACGGCCAGAACGCCCAGGTCCAGGCCCAGGCGACCGGGAAGACCGACCCCAAGCTCAAGTTCGACCCCGCGGCGCCCACCCCCGCGCTCGACGCCCGCGTCTACCTCGCCGAGGACGAGCAGCTCTTCGGCAAGCTCGAGGCGTTGAGCGCCGACGCGCTCACCCTGACGACGACCTGGGGGGACAAGGTCGACGTCCCGCTGGCCCGCGTCCTCGGCGTGTACATGGGGATGGCCGACCACAAGGAGACGCCCGAGTCGTTCGCCAAGCGGCTCAAGGCCCCCGGCGGCGAGGACCTGCTCCTGGCCCGCGCCAAGGACGGCGAGGTCGTGACGATCGGCGGCGTCGTCGAGGCGGCGAAGGGGGAGAAGCTCACGTTCGCCTACCGGGGCAAGAGCCGGACGCTGGCGCTCAAGCAGGTCGAGGGATTCGTCCTCGCGGCCAAGCCCGCGCCGGCCCCCCCGACAGACGTGCGGCCCACGTTCACGCTCTCCGGCGGCCTGACCCTCTCGGGCCGCTGGGTGAAGGTCGAGGGCGACAAGTGGGAGGTGGAGACCCCCTGGGGCCAGGCCGTCAAGCTCCCCGCGGCCGAGGTCCGCGGCGTCCGGTTCCGCGGCGGCGAGATGGCCTACCTCTCGGACCTCCAGCCGAGCAAGGTCGAGGAGACCCCCTACTTCGCCCGCCGGACCCCGTACCGCCGGGACGTCACGCTCGACGGCTCGCCGCTGAAGCTCGACGACCGGGCCGTCGAGAAGGGCCTCTCCGTGCACTCGCGGACGGCCCTCACCTATGACCTCGACCGCCGCTACACCACGTTCGAGGCGACCGTCGGATTCGACCCCTCGGCCAACAAGAAGGGCCGGGTCGACTGCCGGGTCTTCGCCGACGGCAAGGAGCTGTACGCCAACCCGGACCTCCGCGCCGACGCCCCGCCGGTCCGCCTCTCCCTGCCCGTCGCGGGGGCCGACCAGCTCCGGCTGGTCGTGGACTTCGGCGCCGATGAGGACACCGGCGATCGCGTGATCTGGGCGGACGCCCGGCTCTATCGCCCCGGGGCCGCGCCGGCGCCCGGGGCGGCCTCGGTGGCGGCCACCTCCACGGACCGATCGCCCACCACGACAACCGCGAGCCGACCATGA
- a CDS encoding EF-hand domain-containing protein, which translates to MMASAGLLAMALALLAEDEPPATIPPASAFAALGDDAVQDVVILGETRAILLRVRVMDGDRPFRAAWAEGIRAYHARLDGNGDGRLTTQEAAKNGLAALLTPAVPNAGTPARGQPEADVNPKDGVISVEELTEVLRGPFGPFRLQVDPASERRTDALFDQLDRDKDGELTRPEMEAIVGSLRRLDRDADEMIDAGEVNLMTASVDAMAMIRPRPTRDLSTPTVLELSPGESPVRLARLLVKKYDTGSSRGPGRRDSRLSPEEFAIPAEAFAASDRNRDGTLSAEELRTYLADAPRDAMLDVALSADASGRAAAAVRGADGGSPAGMTVRPLVPGAVEVEAGPVRLDVHVDDGARAAESARKGLRARFDAADANQDGYLEKDELNQDNAPISPLAGLFEALDHDGDGKVYPRELDEFVAREAVAARGHLTMTASDEGRALFGMLDTDRDRRLGAREVLETFARVSACDRNQDGRVNPDEIPQHVRLVLDRGDLSVLLATPANANVVVVSAGMVVAPSRPRPAAGPIWFRKMDRNHDGDVSPREFLGTRDQFDRLDRDHDGLLSPAEAQEASPGRPDPVKAPGG; encoded by the coding sequence ATGATGGCCTCCGCGGGACTGCTGGCGATGGCCCTCGCTCTCCTCGCGGAGGACGAGCCTCCCGCGACGATCCCTCCGGCCTCCGCGTTCGCCGCGCTCGGGGACGACGCGGTGCAGGACGTCGTGATCCTCGGGGAGACGCGGGCGATCCTCCTCCGGGTCCGCGTGATGGACGGAGATCGGCCCTTCCGCGCGGCCTGGGCCGAGGGGATCCGCGCCTACCACGCCCGCCTCGACGGCAACGGCGACGGCCGGCTCACCACGCAGGAGGCCGCGAAGAACGGCCTGGCCGCACTCCTGACTCCGGCCGTCCCGAACGCCGGCACGCCGGCCCGCGGCCAGCCGGAGGCGGACGTCAATCCGAAGGACGGCGTCATCTCGGTCGAGGAGCTGACGGAGGTCCTCCGCGGCCCGTTCGGGCCGTTCCGCCTCCAGGTCGACCCGGCCTCGGAGCGGCGGACCGACGCCCTGTTCGACCAGCTCGACCGCGACAAGGACGGCGAGCTCACCCGGCCCGAGATGGAGGCCATCGTCGGCTCGCTCCGCCGGCTCGACCGCGACGCCGATGAGATGATCGACGCGGGCGAGGTCAACCTGATGACCGCCTCCGTCGATGCGATGGCCATGATCCGGCCCCGCCCCACGCGCGATCTGTCCACGCCGACGGTGCTGGAGCTGAGCCCCGGCGAGTCGCCCGTGCGGCTGGCGCGGTTACTCGTGAAGAAGTACGACACGGGCTCGAGCCGGGGGCCCGGCCGGCGCGACTCCCGGCTGTCCCCCGAGGAGTTCGCCATCCCGGCCGAGGCGTTCGCCGCGTCGGACCGCAACCGCGACGGCACGCTGAGCGCCGAGGAGCTCCGCACCTACCTGGCGGACGCGCCGCGCGACGCGATGCTCGACGTGGCCCTCTCCGCCGACGCCTCCGGCCGGGCCGCGGCGGCGGTCCGAGGCGCCGACGGCGGGTCGCCGGCCGGCATGACCGTCCGGCCGCTCGTACCGGGCGCGGTGGAGGTCGAGGCGGGCCCCGTCCGGCTCGACGTCCACGTGGACGACGGGGCGAGGGCCGCGGAGTCCGCCCGCAAGGGCCTGCGGGCCCGGTTCGATGCGGCCGATGCCAACCAGGACGGGTACCTCGAGAAGGACGAACTCAACCAGGACAATGCCCCCATCTCGCCCCTGGCCGGCCTGTTCGAGGCCCTCGACCATGACGGCGACGGCAAGGTGTACCCCCGCGAGCTGGACGAGTTCGTGGCGAGGGAGGCGGTCGCGGCCCGGGGGCACCTGACGATGACGGCCTCCGACGAGGGCCGGGCGCTCTTCGGGATGCTCGACACGGACCGCGACCGCCGCCTCGGCGCGCGGGAGGTCCTGGAGACGTTCGCCCGGGTCTCGGCCTGCGACCGCAATCAGGATGGGCGCGTCAACCCCGACGAGATCCCGCAGCACGTCCGGCTCGTCCTCGACCGCGGCGACCTGTCGGTCCTCCTGGCGACGCCGGCGAACGCGAATGTCGTCGTCGTGTCCGCGGGCATGGTCGTCGCCCCCTCCCGGCCGAGGCCGGCCGCCGGGCCGATCTGGTTCCGCAAGATGGACCGGAACCACGACGGCGACGTCTCCCCGCGCGAGTTCCTGGGGACCCGCGACCAGTTCGATCGCCTCGACCGCGACCACGACGGGCTGCTCTCGCCGGCCGAGGCGCAGGAGGCGTCCCCCGGCCGGCCGGACCCGGTCAAGGCACCTGGCGGTTGA
- a CDS encoding coiled-coil domain-containing protein: protein MRTSPRPHARPRAAGLAGLLATLCLALPGPWARAQDPTKGLFDDDKPATKEAEGKDGEKDKDAAKKPDKPAVPAGDAIGFTQENAAAQMTELEERMFRLSEALRGLEPENASRLRLALKFSREELILEQMRDAHKMLKGAQLSKAETEIKELLAKLEHLRNVLLAEDLDFQLKLARLRQMRETLGQLERIVKDERRELGWSRFAIDQRRTGEKLAARRPDLESLARDQKKLLDDTRELAAKKDGDPKAARAALRDREAAIAKAATALAGDPVFSDYQPSQLRKAEVPLKEAAEELGRDGKDLAGAVAPEEKAEAILRDELKALDARSAASARDLAKGEFGKHEAGQQTTRKAAEALAAASARLGDAGMALQKDLIRAGGSMQDAEKNLARTAADPAASEQSEALDILTKSGEDLAKAAEKLLVQLRTELHTRLIAELTEMHEAQAYIRENTEAQAPKLAKKSRPAAIAMAGLSQKEAELAGRTEQLLALVEETEFGIALPTALKVFGRGMRDVEGRLKETDASPRTVALEKRIEEDLLGLLQAVRRLPPTTPPPSNSPLPSDLSERERELNRMIAELKTIRLLQARLNDDTVGVDKTRSNPAPAAPAPSATLTPSLRREIEALEATQEDLRENLARIAERIEQQ, encoded by the coding sequence ATGAGGACAAGCCCTAGACCGCATGCCCGACCCCGGGCGGCCGGCCTCGCCGGGCTGCTCGCGACACTGTGCCTCGCCCTCCCCGGGCCGTGGGCCCGCGCGCAGGATCCCACCAAGGGCCTCTTCGACGACGACAAGCCGGCCACCAAGGAGGCCGAGGGCAAGGACGGCGAGAAGGACAAGGACGCGGCCAAGAAGCCGGACAAGCCGGCCGTCCCCGCCGGGGACGCCATCGGCTTCACCCAGGAGAACGCCGCGGCCCAGATGACCGAGCTGGAGGAGCGGATGTTCCGCCTCTCCGAGGCCCTCCGCGGGCTCGAGCCCGAGAACGCCTCGAGGCTCCGGCTGGCCCTGAAGTTCTCCCGCGAGGAGCTGATCCTCGAGCAGATGCGCGACGCGCACAAGATGCTCAAGGGCGCCCAGCTCTCCAAGGCGGAGACGGAGATCAAGGAGCTCCTGGCCAAGCTCGAGCACCTCCGCAACGTCCTGCTCGCCGAGGACCTCGACTTCCAGCTCAAGCTCGCTCGACTCCGGCAGATGCGCGAGACCCTCGGCCAGCTTGAGCGGATCGTCAAGGACGAGCGGCGCGAGCTGGGCTGGTCCCGGTTCGCCATCGATCAGCGGCGGACCGGGGAGAAGCTGGCCGCCCGCCGCCCCGACCTCGAGTCGCTGGCCCGCGACCAGAAGAAGCTCCTGGACGACACCCGGGAGCTCGCCGCCAAGAAGGACGGGGACCCGAAGGCCGCGCGGGCGGCCCTCCGCGACCGCGAGGCGGCGATCGCCAAGGCCGCGACGGCGCTCGCCGGGGATCCGGTCTTCTCCGACTACCAGCCGTCGCAACTGCGGAAGGCCGAGGTCCCGCTCAAGGAGGCCGCGGAGGAGCTGGGCCGGGACGGCAAGGACCTGGCCGGGGCCGTCGCCCCCGAGGAGAAGGCCGAGGCCATCCTCCGCGACGAGCTCAAGGCGCTGGATGCTCGCTCCGCCGCCTCGGCACGCGACCTCGCCAAGGGCGAGTTCGGCAAGCACGAGGCCGGCCAGCAGACGACCCGCAAGGCCGCCGAGGCCCTCGCCGCCGCGTCGGCCCGCCTGGGGGATGCCGGGATGGCCCTCCAGAAGGACCTGATCCGGGCCGGCGGCTCGATGCAGGACGCCGAGAAGAACCTGGCGCGGACCGCCGCCGACCCCGCCGCGTCCGAGCAGTCCGAGGCGCTCGACATCCTCACGAAGTCCGGCGAGGACCTCGCCAAGGCCGCCGAGAAGCTGCTCGTCCAGCTCCGGACCGAGCTGCACACCCGGCTCATCGCCGAGCTGACCGAGATGCACGAGGCCCAGGCCTACATCCGCGAGAACACCGAGGCCCAGGCCCCGAAGCTCGCCAAGAAGTCCCGCCCCGCGGCGATTGCCATGGCCGGGCTCTCCCAGAAGGAGGCCGAGCTGGCCGGCCGCACCGAGCAGCTCCTGGCCCTGGTCGAGGAGACCGAGTTCGGCATCGCGCTGCCCACGGCCCTGAAGGTCTTCGGGCGGGGGATGCGCGATGTCGAGGGCCGGCTCAAGGAGACCGACGCCTCGCCCCGGACCGTCGCCCTGGAGAAGCGGATCGAGGAGGACCTGCTCGGCCTGCTCCAGGCCGTCCGCCGGCTCCCCCCCACGACCCCGCCCCCTTCCAACTCGCCGCTCCCCTCGGACCTCTCGGAGCGCGAGCGCGAGCTGAACCGGATGATCGCCGAGCTGAAGACGATCCGCCTCCTCCAGGCCCGTCTGAATGATGACACCGTGGGCGTCGACAAGACGCGCTCAAACCCCGCACCGGCTGCTCCCGCCCCCTCCGCCACGCTCACGCCGTCGCTGCGTCGCGAAATCGAGGCGTTGGAGGCGACCCAGGAAGACCTCCGCGAGAACCTGGCCAGGATCGCGGAACGCATCGAACAGCAATGA
- a CDS encoding DUF1501 domain-containing protein, which translates to MDYSSSPAGRVTRRQMLRLASWGALAGSASGWIENLAAKAATDPRRRKACILLWMSGGPSQIDTFDPKPGHENGGPFKPISTSVPGMQIGEHLPRLAREANELAIIRGMSTKEGDHSRATYVLRTGYLPQGSVRYPALGSLISKELEDDSAELPGFVSVAPYRAISPGAFGSGFLGPRYAPLVVGERSYGAGKAGSRAFHVDDLELPPDVPRDRADDRLKLLQSFARDFRETRPGVSPESHNDAYTRAVRMMRSPAAKAFELDEEPAALRDAYGRNPFGQGCLLARRLVERGVPFVEVTLSSVDGRNSLGWDTHAQNFDAVKGLCGVLDAGWSTLISDLRSRGRLDDTLIVWMGEFGRTPKINESAGRDHFPNAWSTVLSGGKIHGGRVIGDTGADGMEVRDRPVAVPDLLATIVKALGLDPMTQNTAEDGRPIRLVDPKAKPIAELLG; encoded by the coding sequence ATGGACTATTCCTCCTCGCCGGCGGGGCGCGTCACCCGCCGGCAGATGCTCCGGCTCGCCTCGTGGGGGGCCCTGGCGGGCTCGGCCTCCGGCTGGATCGAGAACCTCGCGGCGAAGGCCGCGACGGATCCCCGACGCCGCAAGGCCTGCATCCTGCTCTGGATGTCGGGCGGGCCCAGCCAGATCGACACGTTCGACCCCAAGCCGGGCCACGAGAACGGCGGCCCGTTCAAGCCCATCTCGACGAGCGTCCCGGGAATGCAGATCGGCGAGCACCTGCCCAGGCTCGCCCGCGAGGCAAATGAGCTGGCGATCATCCGGGGGATGAGCACGAAGGAGGGGGACCACAGCCGGGCCACCTACGTACTCCGCACCGGATACTTGCCGCAAGGCTCCGTCCGCTACCCCGCGCTCGGGTCGCTCATCTCCAAGGAGCTCGAGGACGACTCGGCGGAGCTGCCGGGGTTCGTCAGCGTGGCCCCGTACCGGGCGATCAGCCCCGGCGCGTTCGGGTCGGGATTCCTCGGCCCGCGGTACGCGCCGCTCGTCGTCGGCGAGCGATCGTACGGGGCCGGCAAGGCGGGCAGCCGCGCCTTTCATGTGGACGACCTCGAGCTGCCGCCGGACGTCCCCCGCGATCGCGCCGACGACAGGCTCAAGCTCCTCCAGTCGTTCGCCAGGGACTTCCGGGAGACGCGTCCGGGGGTCTCGCCCGAGAGCCACAACGACGCCTACACCCGGGCGGTGCGGATGATGCGGTCGCCGGCCGCGAAGGCCTTCGAGCTGGATGAGGAGCCCGCCGCCCTGCGCGACGCCTACGGCCGCAATCCCTTCGGCCAGGGGTGCCTGCTCGCCCGTCGCCTCGTCGAGCGGGGCGTCCCGTTCGTCGAGGTCACGCTCTCCAGCGTGGACGGGCGGAACTCCCTGGGGTGGGACACGCACGCCCAGAACTTCGACGCCGTCAAGGGCCTCTGCGGCGTGCTCGACGCCGGCTGGTCGACATTGATTTCGGACCTCCGCTCGCGTGGGCGGCTCGACGACACGCTGATCGTCTGGATGGGCGAGTTCGGCCGCACCCCCAAGATTAACGAGAGCGCGGGACGGGATCACTTCCCGAACGCCTGGTCCACGGTGCTTTCCGGCGGCAAGATCCACGGAGGCCGGGTGATCGGCGACACCGGGGCCGACGGCATGGAGGTCCGCGACCGGCCCGTCGCGGTGCCGGACCTGCTTGCCACGATCGTGAAGGCCCTCGGCCTGGACCCGATGACGCAGAACACGGCGGAGGACGGGCGGCCGATCCGGCTCGTGGATCCCAAGGCGAAGCCGATCGCGGAGCTCCTGGGATGA